DNA sequence from the Candoia aspera isolate rCanAsp1 chromosome 10, rCanAsp1.hap2, whole genome shotgun sequence genome:
TGCTCCCCGTTCAGCGACCTCCCCTCCGTCCGCCCGGACTTCGCCCGGCTCGCTTGGGCCAGTGGCCGCCCGGGGGCGAGGGCGGCGGGGAGCGGGCGACCCGCTGGGGAACGCCAGCGCCTCGAGGGCGCTCGGACCGGGGCGCTCTCGCCCGGCGGCGGCCGTTTAGAATGATGCCTCCGGGGATGGTTTCGGACGTTCCCCGGGCTCAGGGTCCAGGGAGCCGCGGCGGCCAACCAGCCAAGCCAGGAAGCTGGCGCTGCTCGCCgggcaggaaagagaaagaaaaagcaaggcaGCCGCCGCCCCCACCCCCCCGGGAGTCCGGCTGCGCATTGCCTGACCCGAGTTCTTGAACTGGTTTCTCTGGTTTAGCAAGTGATTAACTTCACCGCCCCCGCGCGCCCCGCTGGCGAGACGCCGCTCCTCCCGAGGCCGGGCGCAGAGCAGGAGCGCGTTCGGGTGCGCCAGCGCTGCTGGGAGCCAGCCGGCGGGTCGGGGGGCcccctctttctttcctcctttttccgGCCTCGCGGCAGCGGCCAAACACGCCGAGCTCTTAACGCGATTCGGTGCATTTCCTGCTTGCTTCATCAGCCCTTGAAGGACGAGCGCGGAAGCGGAGGAGGAAACCGAGCCGTCGGGCCGCCATGGCGCAGTTTGGTCCTCGGGGTTGGCTCCTCGCCGTGGCCGTGAGCGCGACCCTCCGCTTCTGTCAAGCAGGTGAGTCAGATCGCGGAACCTCCTTGGacaggcaggctggcaggcatGCAAGGTTCACAGCACAGAAGAGGCTCGAAGCGCCTTGTGGGGTCAgcgggttgtgtgaacccagccactggggTCAGCCAGAAGCTGGGCTAAGGGGTAAACAGTGGGCCAGCGCATGTTGGATGAGAATGTTGTGCCATGCCAGCCAGACTTTTGCACAGGAAAACAGTTCCTGAAAAGTCACCTAGGGAGTATGAGGAGGATGCATTCCAGATGTTTAGGACCCCAGCCTCTGGTAGTCTCCATGAGCATGGCCAGGAATCATCCCAGAAGCCATCTGGAGACTGCTGGGTTACCTAACTTCTGAGTTAAGTATGTTAGATTAGCAGAGGGGAGAACCAGCTTTGAATCCCTGTGAAGCTCACATAAGGCCAGCTTAATGCCTCTGGCCAAGACATGATTTCTTATAATCTTGGTTTGTTGCATGAGCAATGGTTGGATGAGTTCACCtttcactaagccataaaccataactCTCAGaagactgtgttcacacaaacAGCTAAACCAAAACCGAGTAAGCCAGTTTTGTTTATGGTATAGTGTCTAAGCCCTAGAGTGGTCAACCTTTAGCTGCTGAATCAAGTAGGTAGAGGTTGaggtccatcctcagccatggaagtttgtTGTTGGGTGACTCTGAGCCTGTCATGATcactcagcccagcctacttctcAGTGTTTGATTGATTacgtcattttcgactcctagtaaccacatagatagatcttctccatgacaatctgtccctaacctggtgtttcaggtctcccaatgtacactcatcactactgtaacttgctgctggttgtcctcttctctttccttccaacttttccagcattacagccttctctagagagctgggtcttcacataatatgtccaaagtaggataatttgagcctggtcatttgtgcctcaagtgaaaactgggttgatttgttcgatgatctatttgtttgttttcttggccatccatggtactctcaggtgtcttctccaagaccaaagttcaaaggcatcaattctcttcctatcctgcttcttcaaagcccaactttcacttccCTAGAGTATCccggggaataccatggcttgcacgattctgatctttttaGGTATAGTCAAGCAAAGAATGTGCAAACTGGTTTGAGTTCTTGAAGGAAAGGGGGAACATAAATCTGAGAAATAACCTACAAGGTTAAAACGAGGGGGAGGGAAGGTGGGTTGTGACTATAATGCAAACATTTTCTGCTGGCTTTGCCATCTTTGAACCTGCTCTCCCACCTCTGTTTGGTGGTAGGACAGATGTTTTACACATAGGAAGCTCTGCCTGTAGTCACTGGAAGGAGGTAAGGCAGGTCACAGGAAAACATCTGTAGCTACAACCCAGAAACCGATCATTGTTGGACATGTGTAATTCTGGCCTCAAGCAGCTTCCTATTTTCTTAGTAACAGAAGCTGAGTGCTGACATCTCTGGCGGAGGCGTGTTTCATGGCCTGGAGATGAGGGGAAGGGCagcctcttttcttcctcctctgtaCTTTAACCCTGCAAGAGGCACAGGAGATAAACTGATAGAGAAAGGTGGCAACCTTCTTTCCCAGCTTCGCAGAAACCTCAGTTTCAGCCCGGCATAACCAATCCGGCTGGGGCATCTTGTGAGAAGAGCTGTCTTTTAAAAGCCAACCAAGTGTATTTTGTTTGGCCTTGTAGTGTGGCAGAAGTCCGTTGGGATTGAGGGGCAGATTTCAGGCTTGTAAAGTTTATGCGAAGAAAACATTTAGCAGGATAcataaaggaggaggaaaatgagGCTGTTATTAAGAAACGGGAGTCAAAAGTCCTGAATTATCCTCCGCAAAGCACCCAGAATTCGATTTTGTCTGCAACTGTTCCTTGGTTGCACTGAATGTCAAGGCAAGGTTAAAACCATGGATTCTTGAATTATGTTGGCTTGTTGGTTGGCTAGATTGATATCCTGTCTTTAGTTAGCTTACATGTTGCCAATAGTCTGCAGGAGGGGAAGGGTCAAAGTCTGCAAGCATGGGGTTGCAATTTCATAAATGTTGAGcgctccttcctcttttttccacAACAACCTGGGAGGTTGGCTGggctaagagagtgactggcccagcatCATCCATGAAGCTTCTAAAAGTGAGGATAACCAGAACCAGGGTCTTTCTGATGTCACCCCAACTCCACTCACCCTGAGCCATAATTGTGCAACACCCAAAACAGAACTGCCTAATGTCTCAGCGTCAGAGTCAAGCCAGACCAGTAAGAATGCCATCAGTTGGGCTCATCTCTACCATGATTTCATCAGGTGGCTTTAGACTAGCCTGTTTCTCCCAATCTCAGTTCCCAGTTTGTAAATTTGGGGGCACAGATGCATCTCTATAGGGTTGATGCAAAGAGTACTGCAAATCTGCACTGCTAAAAAGAGAATTTGGGGCAACAGGCCTGTTTGAAGGTTTTGGTGGGACATCTTCTTGCTGATCAGGGTGGCAGCAAGGGgtgcactgattgattgattgattatgtgtcatcaagtcggtgtcgactcttagcaactgtatagatagattttctccatgacaatctgtccctaacatgTTCTTTCagccccatcaccactgtaactgagtccatcaaccttactgctggtcatcatcctcctcttcccttccacctttctcagcattagcgcagtgtttcccaaccgtggcaaccttgggtggggcattctgggagttgaattcttaaagttgccaaggttgagaaacactgcattagagccttctctagagaatgAGGTCTTTGCATTAATGTGTCCGAAGTGTGGtgttttgagcctggtcattcgtGCCTCCagggagaactctggattgatttggtCACAAGTTTTCTTGGCCGTCCAGGGTCTTCTCCACAACTGTTTTCCAAGCTCTCTGGGTTGACCTGGGGGGTGGAAAGTAAGGAACAGGAGCTTTGGGGTGTGGCTTGGAGAATGGGAAGAAAGCAAGTGATTAGAAAGCAAGTGATTAGCAGTCTTAATCTGCATGTTGGGGGGAAGGTGGGGAGTGCTTCAAGGTAAAAATGCCCGCAGGCAGAAAAAAGAAGGAGAATTTATTCTTGTCCTTCCGACTTTATAATCCAGGATTCCCCACCATTGGCCTGAGTGATCAGGAGGGCCCTATCCTTGAGGGCAACAACTTGACTCTGGAATGCCTGCTCAGTGACGGGGACGACCTGTCTGAATTCACCTTCCAGAAATATAGCAAGGTCAGTTCATCAAGGAATGTGTTTGACCAGCAAGCCCTCCTGCACCTCCATTAGGGATGCTGCGCTGCTGTGGCTCAATGCTTACTGGGCACCGGGGAGGTTCCACCCAGAAATGAACCAGCAGTGGGTAGCCCTTGAGAGGTAGATTTTAAGATCCCCTTCACACCTCGCTGCTTAGCTGTTGGTTTTTAATCAAGCCACAGTTGGTTCTGCATGACCTATTAAACCACCATTCCCAAACTACAATGCTGGGCTCATGGAGGTGAGCATCTTGCTCAGGTTCTCACCAAAGCCTTCCTCAAAGTAATACCCTGTGGGTACTTTGGAATCATCCAGAGGGGAGATTTGGGGAATTCAAGTCCAACACAGGTTGGGAGCAGGCTGCCTAGCAATGCTCTGGCCTTCCAGTTTGGTCAAGGTAAATtacagtacaggcagtccttgacttacgaccatttgtttaacaaccgtttgaagttacgacggcacggAAAAcatgacttgcgactggtcctcgcacttacaacctttgcagcgtccccatagtcacatgatcaaaatttggtgTTTGGCAACCAGGCTGTagttacaatggttgcagcattccggggtcatgtgattgccatttatgaccttcccagggggcttatGACAAGCATAGTCAATGAGGGGAGCTGcattcacttaacgactatgtgatttgcttaacgaccacagcaaaaaggttgtaaaatcagacgCAACTCACTTAATGATCGCATCAcgtagcaatggaaattccagtcccaattgtggtcataagtcgagggctacctgtagaggTAAAccgatggctgggttcacataatactgGGAGCATCGACAAGAGGGtgccaaaaaaagtcaagatagcagtcaCAACTGCATAATCAAAGCTCCCCCCCCTTTTAACACTTATCACAGGCGGGGTTTTGATTGCAcggtggtggctgccatcttgatttttttgacccccaccgATGCCCTTGCTAAGCCCAAAACAGAAACCTCATTTGGGTTTGGTGTGTCCCTATACAAAATTCACTGAAGaatgtgttgcatgaacccagccacttgCGACAGTTTTGATCAATCATGGTTCAGCCAAACTATCAGCAAAGCCCCTGAGTTTAATGCCAACCATCCTTAATTTCCTGGTTCCAAGTGAAACACAAAGAGCCCATCATTTCAGTATTGTGACACCGCACCCTAGATGAAGTCCCTTGGGTGTCTGTGGTTAATCAAGGTTCTGGTGTGGTTGGGCAGAATCACCCACTTGGGCATCGTccacatcagtgtttctcgacctcagcaacttcaagatgtgtggacttccaactcccagaactggctggggaattctgggagttgaagtctgcatgtcttaaagttgttgaggtcgagaaacactggtcaacaTTTTGTAATGGGTCTGAAGGCCTTCCTTACAGGAGTGAAACGGAACAGAGCTCAGCTCTTAGGAGGCTGGAAACCCCTCCCCACTTTTCAAGTTTCTACCAAGCTGTAATTCTTAGCTgtgacagaagaggaaaattCAGTACACAGGGAGCAAGTAATCGTATCAATTGTATTTAATCCACTAATATTTATGTTCATTTAAATTTGAATGGAAAATTCTGTCTTGGCTTTAACACACTGCAACTCTGGCATGTTCACTCCCCGTCGTATCATTTAAAGGTCAAGTATGACCCTTAAGTTTGAAAAAAGTTGAGCGCTTTGGATTTAGCCCAGTACTCTCTGACTTAAGCGTTAGGCGTGGACTTGTGAAGTTATGGCGTAACCAACAAGCTGTGGTGAAACAGCCTTTCTTCCTGAATTACCATGTCTATGCTACTTCTGTGGCTGATTTAATCAAAATTTGTACCAAGGCTCCTAATGTCACTGCCTGGTATTGTAAGGATTTGGCTTTAAAGGAAGTGTACTGAAGTCTGTGATACTATGACTTTACTGAGATGAGAGATGCTGGACTCAGAAAAATAATCTGTTGTCCTGCTCGGCTGTAAGCAAGGAACGGCGAGCTTTTCCTGGTTAAGGCGAATGACCAACAGAGGTGTTTCTCCTCTTTCCAGTGGCTCCACTCCTGGATCTCTTTGGATAAAACTCAGGAACTGCGTTGCTGGTTTTACGACGTTGCTGTGAGTCGTGACAACGGGCGCCTCCTGCTGACCATCAGCGACCTCCAGTCTTGGCACGCAGGACGCTATCGCTGTGCCAGCATGAATGCCACCGACAACACCACCAGCTCCAACGAACTGGACCTGAACTTGGAGTGTATGTGCGGGTTTTATTCCCCCTCTAGCCACCGGAGGGCAGTAGATAAACAGGAGATGCGGACTAGGAGATTGTGCTATCAGATCCTTAGATAGACTGTGCCCTGCAGCGTCCGCGTATCCTTGTGATCTGCAGTAGAGTGCAGAGCTGAAGAAGGCGGAGGATGAAAAGATAGGGATTTGAAGTGCCAATACAAAGCACATTTAGGAAAAAGTATTCTCGCAGGCACGGTTGATCTCAGCCGGCACCGCTCCAGTAACAGGACAATTTAGAAGCAGAAGCAATCTCTCTGGAGCCATGCCGGTCCTTCACAGAATCATatatttggggcggggggggggaatagatGGAGAATTGCTTCTAAGGCCCGGCATCTATAAGTCCCTGAGCCCCACCAAGCTGGCGTTTCGCATTAAGAAGGGGCAGAGGGTGATGGAAAACCAGGAGGGCtgactttccctttccccttcccccagaTCTGCACAACGTCTTTGTCAGCCATTCAGAAAGTTGGTGTGGGACCCTTTGGGATTCCGTCACGGTCCTCAAAGGCAGCGACCTTCAGCTTCGGTGTTCGGCGGACGCCTCCCAGCCACCGATTTACGAGTGGATTCGAGAGGTGAGGGACCAGCACTTGTGTGTGcgggcacacacaaacacacacagccaCCCTGTGCTCCCTCCAGCCCACCCCCCCCCCAGGAAGGAAGAGGTTAAAAGACCCTGATGCCTTTTAAGTCAGCTTTAAAAACTTGGTTCTTCCAGCAGACCCTCGTTAGGCTGGTTTAGGATTAATCTTGGTTAATCCTGGTTACTTTTCTTTGCCCCTTAGCGTAGGGTGTGCGTTCAGCCTGTTCACTTAGTTCATGGTTCTAGGTGTTACAAACCAACCTTAGCAACATGTGTCTTAATTCCTTTCGTACGTTTTGTATTTCCCGCCCTGGTGGTCCGGTTTTATTCATTCTCCTTTGGTTGCTTTTTCTGATGGGTTTTGGAAGTCACAGACATCGCCTTGAGTCATTCCGATTAGGTGGCTCATCAACCTAATCAAATAAATGGAATAACGATCCTGCTCTGTGGCAGAGCCCCTGGTTTGCAGTCCCCGAATATGCAAATCCCCTGAATGTGCAAGTCTCCCAAATATGGCTGGAAAAACTCTGGCCCGAAACACAGGGTTATTGTGGCTGGCTTAACCAGGTCATTTAAGGCCCAGGGCTTGTCTTGAGATGAGAAGCTAAGCTTGCTTAGGTTTTATCTTGGttacttttctttgttccttAGTTTGGGGTGTACATTCAGGCTGATGGCTTAGTTCACGGTTCTTGGTGTTGCATGGAAGGACTAATTCAGTGACCACGTGCAGTGTTATTTAACAGCCAGAGTAATCAACAGTAATCAAACCAAAATCAGGAGAAACCGGGTGGCACCTTTTCTGatgaacacattttattaagcTTTCCCAAGCTagtctcacttcatcagatgctacATTTCATGAGAGGTAGCTCATGAaacttctgcctttgaataaaattcgTGAGCCAGAAAAGGCTGCTATCAGATTCCTCCTGGTTTTTGCtcccatagactaacatggttctcctcctacaatgtctgccTCCAGGGGCCATGATGACCCAAGGCACCAAGCTGGGCGACAACACATGGTTGCTGGGTCCATGTCCCAAGTAAACCCTGGGATGGCCTAGTTCATGGAAGATGGTGGGGAGCATTTACAGTGGCCATGTTGAGCTGATGTAAGGATGGGTTCTGCCACTGATCATGATAATTTTCGTTCTGAAATGATTCTTGatggttttatatgtttgtacatcagtttttaaatttgcttttattGGATTGCTGCTTTTGCccgttgtgaaccacccagagtcacttagatgagatgggcagccatacaaatgataacaacagcaacaacagcaa
Encoded proteins:
- the LOC134503667 gene encoding basal cell adhesion molecule-like, translated to MAQFGPRGWLLAVAVSATLRFCQAGFPTIGLSDQEGPILEGNNLTLECLLSDGDDLSEFTFQKYSKWLHSWISLDKTQELRCWFYDVAVSRDNGRLLLTISDLQSWHAGRYRCASMNATDNTTSSNELDLNLEYLHNVFVSHSESWCGTLWDSVTVLKGSDLQLRCSADASQPPIYEWIREGDDWILPSSSLTLTKITQDQAGTYTCQVHHPTLPQLTKSTSIQVYVEDSKRSSALGSVLSFHPTTLVLTVVLPAVLLLMTILMFAFLIPRRKAAAMKKMALEKSGQRTPIYKGSLDSVPSVVGDTQPLVM